From a region of the Impatiens glandulifera chromosome 4, dImpGla2.1, whole genome shotgun sequence genome:
- the LOC124933566 gene encoding bifunctional aspartokinase/homoserine dehydrogenase, chloroplastic-like, translated as MAFSSSISSSIQGLSSANAVPRDGSVTKICQSTLSFLPCPLNKMSFTSQSNSRKSLNKQVFASVADVVKDTSLEEVQIPKGDTSVHKFGGTCVGNSQRIRNVADIIIKDTSERKLVVVSAMSKVTDMMYDLIYKAQSRDDSYIVALDAVLEKHRSTAADLLEGDELDSFVFRLHHDINNLKAMLRAIYIAGHATESFTDFVVGHGELWSAQMLAALVRKSGMDCDWMDTRDVLIVNPSGSNQVDPDYAESEKKLEKWFSRNPAKTIIATGFIASTPQNIPTTLKRDGSDFSAAIMGALFRARQVTIWTDVDGVYSADPRKVSEAVVLSTLSYQEAWEMSYFGANVLHPRTIIPVMRYGIPIVIRNIFNLSAPGTMICQAPIREPVDEQKLESFVKGFATIDNLALVNVEGTGMAGVPGTASAIFGAVKDVGANVIMISQASSEHSVCFAVPEKEVNAVAEALQSRFRQALDAGRLSQVAIIPNCSILATVGQKMASTPGVSATLFNALAKANINVRAIAQGCSEYNITVVVKREDCIKALRAVHSRFYLSRTTIAMGIIGPGLIGGTLLDQLRDQAAILKERFNIDLRVMGITSSKRMLLNDTGIDLSRWRELTKVDGKTADMETFVQHVQGNHFVPNTVLVDCTSDSKIASHYCDWLRRGIHVITPNKKANSGPLDQYLKLRALQRQSYTHYFYEATVGAGLPIISTLQGLLETGDKILKIEGIFSGTLSYIFNNFTGSRAFSEVVKEAKEAGYTEPDPRDDLSGTDVARKVIILAREAGLKLELSDIPIESLVPEPLQDCASAEEYMKQLPEYDQDMTDKKNEADEAGEVLRFVGVVDVVNQKGVVKLGRYKKDHPFAQLYGSDNIIAFTTERYNKQPLIVRGPGAGAEVTAGGVFSDILRLASYLGAPS; from the exons TGAGTTTTACTTCTCAGTCCAATTCAAGGAAGTCTTTGAATAAGCAAGTTTTCGCTTCTGTTGCAG ATGTCGTAAAAGACACATCTTTAGAAGAGGTTCAGATTCCCAAGGGCGATACCTCTGTGCATAAATTTGGTGGAACTTGTGTAGGAAATTCCCAAAGAATCCGCAATGTTGCAGATATAATAATCAAAGATACCTCAGAAAGGAAGTTGGTTGTTGTCTCTGCAATGTCAAAGGTTACGGATATGATGTATGACCTTATCTACAAGGCACAATCAAGGGATGATTCATATATTGTTGCCCTCGATGCTGTTCTAGAAAAGCATAGATCGACAGCTGCAGATCTTCTTGAGGGAGATGAACTTGATAGTTTTGTATTCCGGTTGCATCATGATATCAACAATCTCAAAGCAATGCTTCGTGCAATATATATAG CTGGCCATGCAACAGAATCTTTTACTGATTTTGTTGTGGGGCATGGAGAATTATGGTCTGCCCAGATGTTGGCGGCTCTTGTCAGAAAG AGTGGCATGGATTGTGACTGGATGGATACGAGGGATGTCCTTATAGTAAACCCTTCTGGTTCTAATCAAGTAGATCCAGATTATGCAGAATCTGAAAAAAAACTTGAGAAATGGTTTTCTCGAAATCCAGCAAAGACCATAATTGCAACTGGTTTTATAGCTAGCACACCACAAAATATCCCTACAACTCTGAAGAGAGATGGGAGCGATTTTTCTGCAGCTATAATGGGTGCTCTGTTCAGAGCACGTCAAGTCACTATATGGACAGATGTTGACGGTGTCTACAGTGCCGATCCCAGAAAAG TTAGTGAGGCTGTGGTACTGAGTACATTGTCTTATCAGGAGGCCTGGGAAATG TCATATTTTGGGGCAAATGTTCTTCACCCCCGAACCATCATTCCAGTGATGCGATACGGCATTCCCATTGTTATAAGAAACATCTTCAATCTCTCAGCACCTGGAACAATGATTTGTCAAGCACCCATTCGTGAGCCCGTTGATGAACAAAAGTTGGAGTCTTTTGTGAAAGGGtttgctaccatagacaattTGGCACTTGTTAATGTCGAAGG AACTGGCATGGCTGGTGTTCCTGGTACAGCTAGTGCTATCTTTGGTGCAGTGAAAGATGTTGGAGCTAATGTTATTATGATATCTCAG GCTAGTAGTGAGCATTCTGTGTGCTTCGCTGTCCCCGAGAAGGAAGTGAATGCTGTGGCCGAGGCTTTGCAGTCTAGGTTTCGTCAAGCTTTGGATGCTGGGAGGCTTTCCCAG GTTGCAATTATACCAAACTGTAGCATTTTGGCCACAGTTGGCCAAAAAATGGCGAGTACTCCTGGAGTTAGTGCTACACTTTTCAATGCACTTGCCAAG GCTAACATAAACGTCCGTGCTATTGCACAAGGTTGCTCAGAGTACAATATCACAGTAGTTGTAAAACGAGAAGACTGTATAAAGGCACTAAGGGCTGTGCACTCCCGATTTTATCTCTCGAGGACCACAATAGCAATGGGTATTATTGGACCTGGATTAATTGGTGGAACATTACTTGACCAGCTCAGGGATCAG GCGGCAATATTGAAGGAGCGGTTTAACATTGATTTACGTGTTATGGGCATCACTTCCTCAAAGAGGATGCTCTTGAATGATAC TGGCATTGACTTATCAAGATGGAGAGAACTTACAAAGGTGGATGGAAAGACTGCTGATATGGAGACGTTTGTTCAACATGTTCAGGGAAATCATTTTGTTCCAAATACTGTGTTGGTTGATTGTACATCAGATTCCAAGATTGCAAGCCACTATTGTGATTGGTTGCGTAGAGGTATCCATGTGATCACCCCCAACAAGAAAGCAAATTCAGGCCCACTTGATCAG TATTTGAAGCTGAGAGCTCTTCAACGGCAGTCATACACACATTACTTCTACGAGGCTACTGTTGGGGCTGGTCTTCCAATCATTAGTACTTTACAAGGTCTTCTTGAAACGGGTGATAAGATATTGAAAATTGAAGGAATTTTCAG TGGGACTCTGAGTTACATCTTCAACAACTTCACAGGCTCAAGAGCTTTCAGTGAGGTGGTGAAGGAGGCCAAAGAAGCAGGTTACACGGAACCTGATCCCAGGGATGATTTATCTGGAACAGATGTTGCTAGAAAG GTAATAATTCTTGCCCGAGAAGCTGGTCTAAAGCTAGAACTTTCAGACATCCCTATTGAAAGCCTGGTGCCGGAACCACTTCAA GATTGTGCCTCAGCTGAAGAATATATGAAGCAATTACCTGAATATGACCAGGACATGACTGACAAAAAGAATGAGGCAGATGAAGCTGGAGAA GTGTTGAGATTTGTTGGTGTAGTTGATGTGGTGAATCAAAAAGGGGTGGTGAAATTGGGAAGATACAAGAAAGATCATCCATTCGCTCAGCTTTACGGTTCTGATAACATTATAGCTTTCACCACTGAAAGGTACAACAAGCAGCCTCTTATAGTCCGTGGACCTGGTGCTGGAGCCGAAGTCACAGCCGGGGGAGTTTTCAGCGACATTTTGCGGTTGGCATCATATCTTGGCGCTCCTTCGTAA